One genomic window of Bacteroidota bacterium includes the following:
- the coaBC gene encoding bifunctional phosphopantothenoylcysteine decarboxylase/phosphopantothenate--cysteine ligase CoaBC gives MTTSLSGSKLVLGVSGSIAAYKAAELVRLLKKAGAEVQVIMTADAERFIPALTLSTLSGKNTLVEIFPEQAEGTWTQHIELGLWADLFVVAPATAQTIAKLAHGFCDNMLTAVALAARCPMLVCPAMDHDMYVHPATQANLKTLDAHGYHIKPPEHGELASGLIGTGRLPAPTAIVDEIAKTIALQQSTASLQGQHVLVTAGPTQESLDPVRFISNHSTGTMGYALAAAAQQRGATVTLISGPTDLETPAGVQRIDVLSAADMAGAVAKHDDAHMVIMTAAVADYTPAEKAQRKIKKGAGDLNLTLTRTQDILAGLGANKKPGQVLVGFALETDNLEENARRKLEKKNLDWIVLNSPNNAGEGFGTTTNRVTLFSATGTQKSLPLMDKAQVAVAILDEIEASTKHSL, from the coding sequence ATGACTACCTCCCTCAGCGGCAGCAAACTGGTGCTCGGTGTATCCGGCAGCATTGCTGCGTACAAGGCAGCAGAACTTGTCCGGCTGCTCAAAAAAGCCGGCGCCGAGGTTCAGGTAATCATGACGGCTGATGCAGAACGCTTTATTCCTGCGCTAACGCTTAGCACCCTATCTGGCAAAAACACCCTCGTCGAAATTTTCCCCGAACAGGCGGAAGGTACCTGGACCCAACATATTGAACTGGGCCTTTGGGCGGATCTATTTGTTGTCGCACCAGCAACTGCGCAAACGATTGCAAAACTGGCACACGGTTTTTGTGACAATATGCTCACGGCCGTAGCCCTTGCAGCGCGTTGCCCCATGCTTGTTTGTCCGGCCATGGATCACGACATGTACGTGCACCCGGCTACGCAAGCGAACCTGAAAACCCTCGACGCACATGGCTACCATATAAAGCCGCCAGAGCATGGCGAGCTAGCCAGCGGCCTGATTGGCACCGGCCGGCTACCAGCACCAACAGCAATTGTCGACGAAATTGCAAAAACGATTGCGCTTCAGCAAAGTACAGCGTCATTGCAAGGCCAGCACGTATTGGTGACTGCAGGTCCAACACAAGAATCCCTCGACCCTGTTCGCTTTATTTCCAACCATTCAACAGGCACAATGGGGTATGCCCTGGCAGCGGCAGCCCAACAACGCGGAGCCACGGTCACGCTCATAAGCGGACCAACCGATCTGGAAACTCCAGCCGGTGTACAGCGCATTGATGTACTCTCAGCCGCAGACATGGCCGGCGCTGTTGCAAAACATGACGATGCCCACATGGTGATCATGACCGCAGCGGTTGCTGATTACACGCCGGCGGAAAAAGCACAGCGCAAAATCAAAAAAGGCGCCGGCGACCTCAATCTTACGCTTACCCGTACCCAGGATATCCTGGCCGGCCTCGGTGCCAACAAAAAGCCCGGTCAAGTACTGGTTGGCTTCGCACTCGAAACTGACAACCTCGAAGAAAACGCACGAAGGAAGCTCGAAAAGAAAAACCTGGACTGGATTGTGCTCAACAGCCCCAACAACGCAGGTGAAGGCTTTGGCACAACAACCAACCGGGTAACCCTTTTCAGCGCTACAGGTACACAAAAATCACTGCCGCTCATGGATAAAGCACAGGTAGCTGTAGCCATTCTCGACGAGATTGAAGCTTCAACGAAGCATTCGCTGTAA
- a CDS encoding uracil-DNA glycosylase yields the protein MQDIIKELRSALELQHAIQGTLVPLGSSDVPEAPVVAHEASTDKDTADKATVVIAPPADANPAPVSSAPVAVDQAPDASITEKPTVVIAGNAEKQTVPAPSDAPTVVKTQTPPATEHPSNADLFGNKTDPTRDSSLPPAERIAALIPADSPLHAMQTMEEVAAYVSSTVLIPLDAKRINPVFGVGNPTSDLLVIGEAPGADEDKQGEPFVGRAGQLLNKILGAINFAREDVYIANILKSRPPNNRDPQPDEIAAHIPILYKQITLIKPRLILCVGKTAGNTLLNKKSSLGALRGKFNDFYGIPTMVTYHPAALLRNEQWKRPTWEDVKLLRQKYDELTG from the coding sequence ATGCAAGACATCATCAAAGAACTACGCAGTGCCCTTGAACTCCAACATGCCATCCAGGGTACGCTCGTACCGCTTGGTAGTAGCGATGTACCCGAGGCACCCGTTGTAGCACATGAAGCATCAACTGACAAGGATACAGCAGATAAGGCAACTGTTGTGATCGCACCACCAGCAGATGCAAACCCGGCACCGGTTTCTTCTGCGCCAGTCGCTGTGGATCAAGCTCCAGATGCTTCGATTACTGAAAAACCAACCGTTGTTATCGCAGGCAATGCAGAAAAACAGACGGTGCCAGCGCCATCCGACGCGCCGACAGTTGTTAAAACACAGACGCCTCCTGCAACAGAGCACCCATCCAACGCAGATCTATTTGGTAATAAAACTGATCCAACGCGTGACAGTAGTTTGCCCCCAGCTGAGCGCATCGCAGCACTCATTCCAGCAGATTCGCCGCTACACGCCATGCAAACCATGGAAGAAGTTGCGGCATACGTATCCAGCACCGTACTTATTCCATTGGATGCGAAGCGGATCAATCCTGTGTTTGGGGTAGGTAACCCGACAAGCGACTTGCTCGTCATTGGAGAAGCGCCCGGTGCTGATGAGGATAAGCAAGGTGAGCCTTTTGTAGGCCGCGCCGGCCAATTGCTGAATAAAATTCTCGGAGCCATCAACTTTGCCCGGGAAGATGTGTACATTGCAAACATCCTGAAAAGCCGGCCGCCCAACAACCGGGATCCGCAACCTGATGAAATTGCCGCGCACATTCCGATTTTATACAAACAAATCACACTGATCAAACCGAGATTGATTTTGTGTGTAGGCAAAACAGCCGGCAATACTTTGCTGAACAAAAAGAGTTCGCTGGGTGCTCTCAGGGGTAAATTCAACGACTTCTATGGCATTCCGACGATGGTGACCTACCATCCGGCTGCCCTGCTCCGGAACGAGCAATGGAAACGTCCGACCTGGGAAGATGTAAAGCTGCTACGCCAGAAATACGATGAACTTACAGGTTAA
- the dnaB gene encoding replicative DNA helicase: MSDQEELKSNRINISEEGTRYPIEKMTKQNRAVRNSGRQMLEKSGRVPPQAMEVEQSVLGAMLIEKTSIPKAIEILAADAFYQTKHEIIYSAILSLFERGNPVDLITLTEELKRRGTLEEVGGAYYLTELTTRVDTAANIEYHARIIAEKSLMRKMIETMTGLIGKAYDPSTDAFELLDDSEREIFHISDSQLRKPATSLNDILKGTLANLESVHGQEGGITGVPTGFTRLDDMTGGWQKTDLIIIAARPSMGKTAFSLAMARNAALHPEQAVGVAIFSLEMGSHQLAQRLLTSEARVDAQAARTGRLPDDDWPKLAKAAGRLSAAPIYIDDTPSLGILELRAKCRRLKAEFDIGLVIVDYLQLMHGSTSGRTNREQEIAQISRSLKGLAKELDVPVIALSQLSRAVESRGGDKRPQLSDLRESGSIEQDADVVAFIYRAERYGITVDENGQSTEGMGEIIIGKQRNGPIGNVQLAFVNQYARFENLQSYYQDAGGGYEFGAGGPPPSMPPPPPAGEGAPF; the protein is encoded by the coding sequence GTGTCTGACCAGGAAGAACTCAAATCAAACCGCATCAACATCAGCGAAGAAGGCACGCGGTACCCCATCGAGAAAATGACGAAGCAAAACCGGGCTGTTCGCAACAGCGGCCGGCAGATGCTCGAAAAAAGCGGCCGCGTTCCGCCACAAGCCATGGAAGTTGAGCAATCCGTGCTTGGCGCCATGCTCATCGAAAAGACCTCGATTCCGAAAGCCATTGAAATTCTGGCTGCTGACGCGTTTTACCAGACCAAACACGAAATTATATACAGCGCCATCCTGAGCCTGTTTGAACGCGGCAACCCGGTTGATCTCATCACACTCACAGAGGAGTTAAAGCGACGCGGGACACTCGAAGAAGTAGGAGGCGCCTACTACCTGACTGAGCTAACTACGCGGGTCGATACAGCGGCAAACATCGAGTACCACGCACGCATCATCGCGGAGAAGTCGCTGATGCGGAAGATGATTGAGACCATGACAGGGCTCATCGGCAAAGCATACGACCCCAGTACAGATGCCTTTGAATTACTGGATGACTCCGAACGAGAAATTTTCCATATTTCAGATAGTCAGTTACGCAAGCCGGCAACATCGCTGAATGACATCCTCAAAGGAACGCTTGCCAACCTGGAATCTGTGCACGGCCAGGAAGGCGGCATCACCGGCGTGCCAACCGGTTTTACGCGGCTGGATGACATGACAGGCGGCTGGCAAAAAACTGACCTTATTATTATTGCAGCGCGTCCCTCAATGGGTAAAACGGCGTTTAGCCTCGCCATGGCGCGCAACGCAGCGCTGCACCCCGAGCAAGCTGTTGGCGTGGCTATTTTCTCCCTGGAGATGGGCTCACACCAGTTGGCGCAACGTCTCTTGACATCGGAAGCCAGGGTAGACGCCCAGGCAGCCCGAACAGGCCGGCTACCCGATGATGACTGGCCCAAGCTTGCAAAAGCAGCCGGCCGGCTTTCAGCTGCTCCGATCTACATTGACGACACCCCGAGTCTGGGTATCCTCGAACTCCGCGCCAAGTGCCGGCGATTAAAAGCGGAGTTTGATATCGGACTTGTTATCGTGGATTACCTGCAGCTGATGCATGGCTCTACTTCAGGACGCACCAACCGTGAGCAAGAAATTGCACAGATCTCCAGGTCGCTAAAAGGCCTGGCAAAAGAGCTTGACGTACCCGTGATCGCCCTTTCCCAGCTCAGCCGCGCCGTAGAATCGCGAGGCGGTGACAAACGCCCCCAGCTTTCTGATCTCCGTGAAAGCGGTAGTATTGAGCAGGATGCTGACGTAGTGGCGTTTATTTACCGCGCTGAACGCTACGGCATTACGGTTGATGAAAACGGGCAGTCTACGGAAGGGATGGGAGAAATTATTATTGGCAAGCAGCGTAACGGCCCGATTGGCAATGTGCAGTTGGCGTTTGTTAACCAGTATGCGCGGTTCGAAAACTTGCAGTCTTACTACCAGGATGCAGGAGGAGGCTATGAATTTGGCGCTGGTGGTCCACCTCCCTCAATGCCACCCCCACCGCCAGCAGGTGAAGGCGCACCGTTTTAA